A portion of the Sphingobacterium spiritivorum genome contains these proteins:
- the spt gene encoding serine palmitoyltransferase, protein MSKGKLSERISHFNIVEELKSKGLYAYFRPIQSKQDTEVMIDGKRVLMFGSNSYLGLTIDPRIIEAAQDALSKYGTGCAGSRFLNGTLDIHIELEHKLSQLVGKEASILFSTGFQSNLGPISCLMGRNDYILLDERDHASIIDGSRLSFSKVIKYGHNDMDDLRAKLSRLPSESAKLIVTDGIFSMEGDIVNLPEMVKIADEFDAALMVDDAHSLGVIGEHGAGTASHFGLTDKVDLIMGTFSKSLASLGGFVAGDADVIDYLKHNARSVMFSASMTPASVASTLKALEIMISEPEHMENLWKNTNYAKQLLLDSGFDLGDTESPILPIFIRNNEKTFWVTKMLQDDGVFVNPVVSPAVPSEESLIRFSLMATHTFDQIDEAVEKMVRVFKQAEIESLI, encoded by the coding sequence ATGAGCAAAGGAAAGTTAAGCGAGAGAATTTCGCATTTTAATATTGTCGAAGAGCTGAAGTCGAAAGGTCTGTATGCTTATTTTAGACCTATCCAGTCGAAACAAGATACAGAGGTGATGATTGACGGCAAAAGGGTGCTGATGTTTGGCTCCAATTCATATCTGGGATTGACAATTGATCCGCGTATTATAGAGGCGGCTCAAGACGCTCTTTCAAAATATGGGACAGGTTGTGCCGGATCTCGCTTTTTGAATGGAACGCTGGATATTCACATTGAATTGGAACATAAATTGTCTCAATTAGTGGGTAAAGAAGCCTCCATCCTTTTCAGTACAGGATTTCAATCCAATCTGGGACCTATCTCATGTCTGATGGGACGTAATGATTATATTTTACTGGATGAGAGAGACCATGCGTCTATCATTGACGGTAGCCGTTTGTCTTTTTCCAAAGTTATAAAATACGGTCATAATGATATGGACGACCTTCGGGCCAAATTATCACGTCTTCCTTCGGAAAGTGCTAAACTTATCGTCACTGACGGTATTTTCAGTATGGAAGGTGACATTGTCAACCTGCCTGAAATGGTTAAAATTGCTGATGAGTTCGATGCAGCTTTGATGGTCGATGATGCACATAGTCTGGGGGTAATCGGAGAACATGGTGCAGGTACTGCTTCTCACTTCGGATTGACAGATAAAGTTGATCTGATAATGGGAACATTCAGTAAGTCGCTGGCTTCTCTGGGTGGTTTTGTAGCCGGTGATGCAGATGTTATCGATTACTTAAAACACAATGCACGTTCTGTCATGTTCAGTGCAAGTATGACTCCGGCTTCTGTTGCCTCAACGTTAAAAGCGTTGGAGATTATGATCAGTGAGCCTGAGCATATGGAAAACCTTTGGAAAAACACAAATTACGCAAAACAATTATTGTTAGACAGCGGTTTTGATCTGGGTGATACGGAAAGCCCTATATTACCGATATTTATTCGTAACAATGAGAAAACATTCTGGGTGACTAAAATGTTGCAGGATGATGGCGTTTTTGTCAATCCTGTAGTATCTCCGGCAGTTCCTTCAGAAGAATCTTTAATCAGATTCTCACTGATGGCTACACATACTTTCGATCAGATCGATGAGGCCGTGGAGAAAATGGTTCGCGTTTTTAAACAAGCAGAAATTGAATCTTTAATCTAA
- the adhP gene encoding alcohol dehydrogenase AdhP, translating into MIPKTMKAAVARGYGQPLSIEEVPVKQPGRNQILVKVVACGVCHTDLHAIEGDWPVKSKMPLIPGHEGVGYVVATGPDVQNVKEGDAVGVPWLYSACGCCDFCITGWETLCEAQQNGGYSVDGGFAEYVIADARYVGHLKSNVNFLEIAPILCAGVTVYKGLKETETKPGEWVAISGIGGLGHVAVQYAKAMGMHVAAIDVADDKLDLAKKLGADITVNAKTTDPGQYIQKEIGGVHGALITAVSPIAFKQGIDVLRRKGTIALNGLPPGSFELPIFETVLKRITVRGSIVGTRKDLQEALDFANEGLVKATVTAAKLEDINNVFDQMKAGKIDGRIVLDIAG; encoded by the coding sequence ATGATTCCAAAAACCATGAAAGCGGCAGTGGCCAGAGGATACGGCCAGCCGTTGAGTATAGAAGAGGTTCCGGTCAAACAGCCGGGGCGCAATCAGATATTGGTCAAAGTAGTAGCATGTGGTGTCTGCCATACAGATCTTCACGCTATCGAGGGGGACTGGCCTGTAAAATCCAAAATGCCGTTGATCCCGGGACATGAAGGAGTAGGATATGTCGTGGCTACCGGTCCGGACGTGCAAAATGTAAAAGAAGGAGATGCGGTAGGTGTTCCGTGGCTGTATAGTGCCTGCGGTTGCTGTGACTTTTGTATTACAGGATGGGAAACTTTATGTGAAGCTCAGCAAAACGGAGGATATAGTGTTGACGGAGGTTTTGCAGAATATGTTATTGCTGATGCCCGATATGTAGGCCATTTAAAATCCAATGTCAACTTTCTGGAAATTGCGCCTATCTTATGCGCCGGCGTAACGGTATATAAGGGGTTGAAAGAAACAGAAACAAAACCCGGAGAATGGGTCGCAATATCCGGAATCGGTGGTCTGGGACATGTAGCTGTACAATATGCTAAAGCAATGGGTATGCATGTCGCTGCAATAGATGTTGCGGATGACAAGCTGGATCTGGCTAAAAAGCTGGGTGCTGATATTACAGTAAATGCAAAAACTACGGATCCGGGTCAATATATCCAGAAAGAAATCGGAGGAGTACATGGTGCCCTTATTACAGCCGTATCCCCTATTGCATTCAAGCAGGGGATAGATGTTTTGCGTCGCAAAGGTACGATTGCTCTTAACGGTCTTCCTCCAGGATCATTTGAGTTACCTATCTTTGAAACTGTACTGAAACGTATTACCGTCAGAGGATCTATCGTAGGTACCCGGAAAGATTTGCAGGAGGCATTGGACTTTGCAAATGAGGGCTTGGTCAAGGCTACTGTAACAGCTGCAAAGTTAGAAGATATCAATAATGTATTTGATCAGATGAAAGCCGGAAAAATAGACGGACGAATCGTATTAGATATTGCAGGTTAA
- the smpB gene encoding SsrA-binding protein SmpB gives MTLAANINIKNKRASFEYHLLDKYIAGLQLLGTEIKSIREGKANINDSFCAFFEKGLYIRNMHIAEYSHGSFYNHEAKRDRQLLLTKRELKKLRAKGDEKGFTIVPLRIFVNERGFAKVEIALAQGKKDFDKRDTIKDRDAKRELDRAMKR, from the coding sequence ATGACATTAGCAGCAAATATAAATATCAAAAATAAAAGAGCATCTTTCGAATATCATCTATTAGATAAATATATCGCCGGACTTCAACTCCTGGGTACAGAAATTAAATCTATACGTGAAGGGAAGGCAAATATTAATGACAGTTTCTGCGCTTTTTTCGAAAAGGGCTTATACATCCGCAATATGCATATTGCCGAATACTCTCATGGATCATTCTACAATCACGAAGCAAAGCGCGATCGTCAGCTGTTACTTACAAAGAGAGAACTCAAAAAACTCAGAGCGAAAGGTGATGAGAAAGGATTTACTATAGTTCCGTTACGTATTTTCGTAAATGAAAGAGGATTTGCTAAAGTGGAAATAGCACTGGCACAGGGTAAAAAGGACTTTGATAAACGCGACACGATCAAGGACAGAGATGCGAAACGGGAGCTTGACCGGGCGATGAAAAGATAA
- a CDS encoding acyl-CoA thioesterase produces MTLEERINLAETRVCTTVFPFLTNHHDTLFGGKAMAIMDEVSFMAATRFCRKTLVTVSTDRIDFTKAIPSGSIIEAIARIDSIGRTSLKVKVEIYLEDMYKEGRELAISGLFTFVALDEAKKPVPVLQGIAIEA; encoded by the coding sequence ATGACTTTAGAAGAACGCATAAATTTAGCAGAGACGCGTGTTTGTACAACTGTTTTTCCATTTCTTACCAATCATCATGACACACTCTTTGGAGGAAAGGCAATGGCCATCATGGATGAAGTTTCTTTTATGGCGGCTACTCGTTTTTGCCGTAAAACCCTGGTAACCGTTTCAACAGATAGAATCGATTTTACAAAAGCTATTCCTTCAGGAAGTATTATTGAAGCAATTGCACGCATCGATAGCATAGGGAGGACTAGTCTGAAGGTGAAGGTAGAAATCTATCTCGAAGATATGTATAAAGAGGGACGGGAATTGGCTATCAGTGGGTTATTTACATTCGTCGCCCTGGATGAAGCTAAAAAACCAGTGCCTGTTCTGCAAGGTATCGCTATTGAGGCTTAA
- a CDS encoding AraC family transcriptional regulator: MKHLLNHLPFTDKKEITTLVENRRAFTLNNFELNVYETYQESKLVPLKFNDLVIINMLKGKKVMHLFDRPHFDYLPGETIVVPPSLSMKIDFPEAKENDPTQCTALAVGHQKIQETINYLNEYFPRQHGEQEWRFHYDQYHFYNNAELAYLTNKLFDISLSKELHKDVLADLTLKELLIRIMQTQNLLVVEGPVLSSNNRLHAVTEFILHNIHENITVEDLSKKANMSKPSFYRTFKEETGISPMEYVIRERIKNAKKVLQSSKSIKEACYASGFSNINYFVRMFKKQEGITPGVFLTMS; the protein is encoded by the coding sequence ATGAAACATCTTCTCAATCATCTGCCATTTACAGACAAAAAAGAAATCACTACTCTGGTTGAAAACAGACGTGCATTCACTTTAAACAATTTTGAGCTGAATGTATACGAGACTTATCAGGAGAGTAAGCTTGTGCCTCTTAAATTTAATGATCTGGTCATTATCAATATGCTGAAAGGTAAAAAAGTGATGCATCTTTTTGATCGTCCCCATTTTGATTATCTCCCTGGCGAAACGATTGTAGTGCCCCCCTCACTGTCTATGAAAATTGATTTTCCCGAAGCTAAGGAAAATGATCCTACCCAATGTACAGCTCTGGCTGTCGGACATCAGAAGATACAGGAAACAATTAACTATCTGAACGAATATTTCCCAAGGCAACACGGGGAGCAGGAGTGGAGGTTTCATTACGACCAATATCACTTTTATAATAATGCCGAGCTTGCTTACCTGACTAATAAACTTTTTGATATCTCGTTGAGTAAGGAGTTGCACAAAGATGTATTAGCTGATCTGACACTCAAAGAGCTTCTCATCCGCATTATGCAGACCCAGAATCTGTTAGTTGTAGAAGGTCCTGTCCTGTCCTCCAATAACCGGCTTCATGCAGTGACAGAATTTATTCTGCATAATATTCATGAAAATATTACAGTAGAAGACCTGAGCAAAAAAGCAAATATGAGTAAGCCTAGTTTTTACAGAACCTTTAAAGAGGAGACAGGTATAAGCCCTATGGAATACGTCATTCGGGAACGTATAAAAAATGCGAAAAAAGTACTGCAAAGTTCAAAAAGTATTAAAGAAGCCTGCTACGCAAGCGGCTTCAGTAATATCAATTATTTTGTGCGTATGTTTAAAAAACAAGAAGGAATCACTCCTGGAGTTTTTCTAACAATGTCGTAA
- a CDS encoding protein-L-isoaspartate(D-aspartate) O-methyltransferase: MAYKFVDNYRERGARKQLVKHLEKRGIEDKQVLKAIGKVPRHFFFDETFWNQAYRDIAFPIGDGQTISQPYTVAYQSELLHVKKGDKVLEIGTGSGYQTCILMELGADVYTIERQESLYNRTIQVLPYMGYNPKFFLGDGSKGIPGNAPYDKIIVTAGAPFVPEIMLKQLKIGGVFVIPVGDEKAQKMVTILRVGENDFERIELDTFRFVPLVGDQAW, from the coding sequence ATGGCGTACAAATTCGTAGATAATTACAGAGAGAGAGGAGCAAGGAAACAACTTGTCAAGCATTTAGAAAAACGAGGGATCGAGGATAAGCAGGTATTGAAGGCAATAGGTAAAGTACCCCGGCATTTTTTCTTTGATGAGACATTTTGGAATCAGGCTTACCGGGATATTGCTTTTCCTATAGGTGACGGCCAGACTATTTCCCAACCTTATACTGTCGCATATCAATCCGAATTGCTCCACGTGAAAAAAGGAGATAAAGTACTGGAAATCGGTACAGGATCTGGTTACCAAACCTGTATTTTGATGGAATTGGGAGCCGATGTATACACCATAGAACGTCAGGAAAGCCTTTACAACCGTACTATACAAGTGCTGCCTTATATGGGATACAATCCAAAATTCTTTTTGGGAGATGGATCAAAAGGTATTCCAGGTAATGCTCCCTATGATAAGATAATTGTGACTGCAGGAGCGCCTTTCGTTCCTGAGATAATGCTGAAGCAACTGAAGATCGGAGGAGTTTTTGTGATTCCTGTAGGGGATGAGAAAGCCCAGAAAATGGTGACTATTCTTCGGGTTGGAGAGAATGATTTTGAACGAATAGAATTAGATACATTTAGATTTGTTCCTTTAGTAGGAGATCAGGCTTGGTAA
- a CDS encoding MutS-related protein, whose product MDTSIYSTYTNAVEQTKVAIQILDKKINNNSFGRLAVILGGGGLLFWSFQQKQIWLVSLLFALIIILFAFLIRRQSRLEKERDNLKAFLRVNENEILLREQRQNCYSEGQEFEDGRHPYLSDLDIFGRYSLFTLVNRAATKLGIQQLAQWLSSPANKETIQQRQEAVKELSAELNWCQQLQTTLIFNLDQQIEVKAFLRKYFQSGDFSFGNAFMRIYVAVVPFVMLAGIILALAGVKVIGYVFVLALIHIFWTLAMAGRVSVFSSKIDKVGGILNAYAEGIRLVEDRQWSSTLTKTLQKRVSVEGNKGKLSAAFKELGGLINKLDARNNILVGTVLNMFLLWDFRQVMAIVKWKSRYEENILEAFDVIAEFEALLSFATLKRNYPDWTFPVILEDTKQSKITSQAINHPLINEAYAVANNYDANEHSIALVTGSNMAGKSTFLRTVGINAVLAYAGAPVCATSLQLPIYKLITYMRIKDNLNESTSTFKAELDRMKYILDTVGHEKDSFFLIDEMLRGTNSVDKYLGSRAIIKKLITMEGKGMVATHDLQLSTLEAEYPGIVRNYHFDIQVKEGEMLFDYKLKDGECKVFNASMLLKGIGVEIEN is encoded by the coding sequence ATGGATACATCGATTTACTCCACATATACAAATGCTGTGGAGCAGACAAAAGTCGCAATACAGATTTTAGACAAAAAGATTAATAACAATAGTTTTGGCCGTCTGGCCGTTATTCTCGGGGGAGGAGGGCTTCTTTTCTGGAGCTTTCAGCAGAAGCAGATTTGGTTGGTGTCCCTTTTGTTTGCCCTTATTATTATCTTATTTGCCTTTCTTATCCGAAGACAAAGTCGTCTGGAGAAAGAACGGGATAATCTAAAAGCTTTTCTTCGGGTGAATGAGAATGAAATCCTGCTTCGTGAACAACGTCAAAACTGTTATTCAGAAGGTCAGGAGTTTGAAGATGGACGGCATCCCTATCTTTCGGATCTGGATATATTTGGCCGGTATTCTCTGTTTACATTGGTTAATCGTGCTGCTACTAAGCTGGGAATACAACAGCTGGCGCAATGGCTCTCATCTCCGGCAAATAAAGAGACTATACAGCAACGCCAGGAAGCTGTTAAAGAACTGTCCGCCGAACTCAATTGGTGTCAGCAACTACAGACTACACTTATCTTTAATCTGGATCAGCAAATTGAAGTTAAAGCCTTTCTTCGTAAGTATTTTCAAAGCGGCGACTTCTCCTTTGGTAATGCCTTTATGCGAATCTATGTAGCAGTAGTGCCTTTTGTCATGCTTGCAGGTATTATCCTGGCATTAGCAGGAGTCAAAGTTATTGGCTATGTATTTGTTCTTGCATTGATACATATTTTCTGGACATTAGCTATGGCTGGCAGGGTATCGGTATTCTCCAGCAAGATTGATAAAGTAGGAGGGATACTAAATGCATACGCTGAAGGAATACGATTGGTAGAAGATCGTCAGTGGTCATCCACACTTACGAAGACACTACAGAAGCGGGTGTCAGTAGAGGGGAATAAAGGAAAATTATCTGCTGCGTTTAAAGAGTTGGGAGGATTGATCAATAAGCTGGATGCACGCAATAATATTCTTGTAGGAACGGTTCTTAACATGTTCCTGTTGTGGGATTTCAGACAGGTGATGGCTATTGTTAAATGGAAATCCAGATATGAAGAGAATATTCTGGAAGCTTTTGATGTTATAGCCGAATTTGAAGCGTTGCTGAGTTTTGCAACACTAAAAAGGAACTATCCGGACTGGACTTTCCCGGTGATTCTGGAAGATACAAAGCAGAGTAAAATCACAAGTCAGGCCATTAATCATCCTCTGATTAATGAAGCCTATGCTGTTGCCAACAATTATGATGCAAATGAGCATAGTATAGCTCTTGTGACAGGATCTAATATGGCAGGCAAAAGTACGTTCCTGCGAACGGTAGGTATTAATGCTGTACTGGCATATGCAGGTGCTCCTGTATGTGCAACCTCTCTTCAGCTTCCTATTTATAAGCTGATTACGTATATGCGGATCAAAGATAACCTGAATGAAAGCACCTCCACATTTAAGGCTGAACTAGACCGGATGAAATATATCCTGGATACAGTCGGACATGAAAAGGACAGCTTCTTCCTCATTGATGAGATGCTTAGAGGAACTAATTCTGTAGATAAATACCTCGGATCACGTGCTATCATTAAAAAATTGATCACAATGGAAGGAAAAGGTATGGTCGCTACGCATGATCTGCAATTATCTACATTGGAAGCCGAGTATCCCGGTATAGTCCGGAATTATCATTTTGATATTCAGGTAAAGGAAGGAGAAATGCTATTCGACTACAAACTGAAAGATGGAGAGTGTAAGGTATTTAATGCCTCCATGTTGCTGAAAGGCATAGGAGTAGAGATCGAAAACTAA
- a CDS encoding DUF779 domain-containing protein — protein sequence MTNRIDVTDKAKALIQQLAAQHGDLMFYQAGGCCEGTQPQCFEKGGFFPRMNDAMIGLVEGYEFWIDRDLFEYWQYSHFTLDVLDGFGPGGFSLETPLGKTFKVHYRLFTAEELDKLAPVIRNE from the coding sequence ATGACAAATCGAATAGATGTAACGGATAAAGCAAAAGCACTGATCCAACAGCTTGCTGCTCAACATGGTGATCTGATGTTCTATCAGGCCGGAGGATGCTGCGAGGGAACACAGCCTCAGTGTTTTGAAAAAGGGGGATTTTTCCCTCGTATGAATGATGCGATGATAGGTCTGGTGGAAGGGTATGAATTCTGGATCGATCGGGATCTCTTTGAATACTGGCAATATTCACATTTCACTTTAGATGTACTGGATGGTTTTGGGCCTGGTGGATTTTCGCTCGAGACTCCTTTAGGTAAGACATTCAAAGTTCACTACAGGCTTTTTACAGCAGAAGAGCTAGATAAACTAGCTCCTGTAATTCGAAATGAATAA
- a CDS encoding aldehyde dehydrogenase family protein → MSVIERPAFKERYDNYINGKFTAPVQGKYFDVISPLDGKVFTQAAHSTKDDLELAVDAAAKAFESWGKTSSTERSIILNKIADRIEENLNYIAAVETVDNGKAVRETLNADIPLAIDHFRYFAGVIRAEEGSLSELDANTVSLIVHEPIGVVAQIIPWNFPILMAVWKLAPALAAGNCVVLKPAESTPISILVLLELIGDLLPAGVVNIVNGFGSELGRALVTNPKVSKAAFTGSTATGRLVMQYATENIIPVTLELGGKSPNIFFSSVMDEDDAFLDKAIEGAVLFALNQGEICTCPSRLLIQEDIYDRFIEKVIDRVNKIKVGNPLDPTVMMGAQASQIQKDKIVSYIKLGKEEGAEVLTGGDINHLGGDLENGYYIKPTLFKGHNKMRIFQEEIFGPVLAVTTFKDEAEAIAIANDTIYGLGAGVWTRDAHQLYQIPRAIQAGRVWVNQYHSYPAGAPFGGYKQSGVGRENHKMMLGHYRQTKNMLISYSKEKLGFF, encoded by the coding sequence ATGAGTGTAATAGAAAGACCTGCGTTCAAAGAACGCTATGACAACTACATTAACGGAAAATTTACCGCTCCCGTTCAGGGCAAATACTTTGATGTAATCTCTCCCTTAGACGGTAAAGTTTTTACACAAGCCGCTCATTCAACTAAAGATGATCTGGAGCTGGCGGTAGATGCCGCTGCAAAAGCATTCGAATCATGGGGAAAAACTTCTTCTACTGAGCGTAGTATTATTCTTAATAAAATTGCGGATCGAATAGAAGAAAACCTGAATTACATTGCCGCTGTTGAAACAGTTGATAATGGCAAGGCTGTTCGGGAAACTCTAAATGCGGACATTCCCCTCGCTATTGATCATTTCAGATATTTTGCAGGGGTAATCCGTGCTGAAGAAGGTTCGTTATCGGAACTGGACGCAAACACAGTATCGCTGATCGTACATGAGCCGATCGGTGTGGTTGCTCAGATCATCCCCTGGAATTTCCCTATTCTGATGGCCGTATGGAAACTGGCACCAGCTTTGGCTGCCGGCAACTGTGTGGTACTGAAACCTGCCGAAAGTACTCCCATCTCTATTCTGGTACTGTTAGAACTTATCGGAGATTTGTTGCCAGCCGGAGTCGTTAATATTGTAAATGGATTCGGATCTGAACTGGGACGTGCTCTTGTGACTAATCCAAAAGTCTCTAAAGCGGCTTTCACCGGATCTACAGCAACAGGACGTCTGGTTATGCAATACGCTACTGAAAACATAATTCCTGTAACATTAGAACTAGGTGGTAAATCTCCTAATATTTTCTTTAGCTCGGTTATGGATGAAGACGATGCGTTTCTGGATAAAGCCATTGAAGGTGCTGTTCTGTTTGCGCTCAATCAGGGTGAAATCTGCACCTGTCCTTCCCGTCTGCTTATTCAGGAAGACATTTACGACAGATTTATCGAAAAAGTAATTGACCGTGTCAATAAAATCAAGGTCGGTAATCCGCTGGATCCAACAGTAATGATGGGTGCACAGGCTTCACAGATACAAAAGGATAAAATCGTATCGTATATTAAACTTGGTAAAGAAGAGGGAGCTGAAGTGCTGACAGGAGGAGATATCAACCATCTGGGTGGAGATCTGGAAAATGGTTATTATATCAAACCTACGCTATTCAAAGGTCATAATAAGATGCGTATTTTCCAGGAGGAAATCTTTGGCCCTGTACTGGCTGTTACCACCTTTAAAGATGAGGCTGAAGCTATTGCTATAGCAAACGACACGATATATGGACTGGGTGCGGGTGTATGGACACGTGATGCACATCAACTGTACCAGATACCAAGAGCGATTCAGGCAGGACGGGTATGGGTCAATCAATATCACAGTTACCCTGCAGGAGCACCCTTCGGAGGTTACAAGCAATCTGGTGTAGGTCGCGAAAACCACAAAATGATGCTGGGACACTACAGACAGACAAAGAATATGTTAATCTCATACAGCAAGGAGAAGCTGGGATTTTTTTAG